A stretch of Paracoccus sp. MA DNA encodes these proteins:
- the gatC gene encoding Asp-tRNA(Asn)/Glu-tRNA(Gln) amidotransferase subunit GatC — protein sequence MAITEDEARKVAHLARIAVKDADLPALAQELNGILHFMEQLNEVDVEGVEPMTGVEPMRLKRREDIVTDGEMQELILKNAPDAREGFFAVPKVVE from the coding sequence ATGGCGATCACCGAGGACGAAGCCCGCAAGGTCGCGCATCTGGCGCGGATTGCGGTCAAGGACGCCGACCTGCCCGCGCTGGCGCAGGAGCTGAACGGCATCCTGCATTTCATGGAACAGCTGAACGAGGTCGATGTCGAGGGCGTCGAGCCGATGACCGGGGTCGAGCCGATGCGGCTCAAGCGGCGCGAGGACATCGTCACCGATGGCGAGATGCAGGAGCTGATCCTGAAGAATGCGCCCGATGCGCGCGAGGGCTTTTTTGCCGTGCCGAAGGTGGTGGAATGA